Part of the Oncorhynchus masou masou isolate Uvic2021 chromosome 24, UVic_Omas_1.1, whole genome shotgun sequence genome is shown below.
AAACAAACGTGGCATGTTCAGAAACCTTTAAATGGAACATTGGAAGTTCTGCATCATCAGCTCTTTCCTTCTTGACCCTTTAGTTAGTCAGGGCCAAACCCTAACATGAGTAGGGCTGGCACAATTATTGTATAATCATGTAACTGACAAATTTGGACAGTAACCATGAACTAAAATAAAGTATTGTCCTAATACAATAATACATATTTTAGGAGAAGGGAGGATTCAACTTTATATTcaagtagatatacagtatgtacagtacaatttcaaatatttcactgagttacagttcatagaaaatcagtcaattgaaataaataaattaggccctattctatggatttcacaactgggcaggggtgcagacatgggtgggccttgtagggcataggcccacccattccggagccaggcccagccaaacaGATTAGTTTTCACcataaaagggctttattacagacagaaatgccGCCTCAGCACTGGTCCCCCCCCTCAggcaatcctgcaggtgaagaagcttgttgtggaggtcctgggctggcttggttacacgtgatctggggttgtgaggccagttggacgtactgacaaattctctaaaatgacactgaaggcagcttatggtagagaaattaatattcaATTGTCTAacagcagctctggtggacattccctgcagtcagcatgacaattgcacgctccctcaaaacttgagtcaTCTGTGGAATTgcattgtgacaaaactgcacattttaaagtggccttttattgtccccagcacaaggtacacatGGGTAATGATCATACTGTGTCATTAGCTTATTGATATGTCGCACCTGTCAGGTGGACaggttatcttggcaaaggagaaaaactcactaacagggaagtaaacaaatttgtgcacaacatgaGAGAAATAATCCTTTTTTAAAGAAacatttctggattttttttatttcagctcatgaaacatgaggcCACACGTTTATATGTTTGTGTTAAGTGGTTACCCAATAGCAGTTTTACAAGAAATGGGTAATGTTGGTAATAATTTTAAGAGCAGCACGGCATGATCGGAAGGAGAAACTTAAATTTACAAAAGATGCATGCGGTCAAAACCATTTATTTTTTTGATACAAGTGTGTTGTATTCATGGTCATAGCCTATGTTTAAAGATTACAAGCTCAAAACCTCTTTCAACAAAAATGACAATCGTGGCTATTTCCATGACAATTAATCATTACCCAACATTCCATAATAGTCCCTAAACATGAAGACTGTGTGTAAACCATGCCAATAGGAAATTCTCATGAAATTCCATCATGTAAACATGGTTCTGGAGTTTGGATTTGGCTGTTAATGCATGGGAATCCATATCCTTTGTGTATGCCTGTTGGTCTCTGCTTTAGCCAAACTGTCCTGTCTAAACCTTTGTGTACTTATTAATACTGGGACAGTCAGGCAGCCAGTCTAGGTAAAACAAGGGTGTGACTCTAAACCGACAGAAaatgtaagtgtgtgtgggtaggttaTCCCATCCAAGAATTTGATCTACTCAAAACAAAATATGTGAGATCTGGGATAACAACATTTCCTTACATCAGTACCAATCAAAAGACAGGATGGAGTTTATTGGCCAATGAAATGGCAATTATTTCTAGAAGTCAATCATGTCGCTTTGGATCTAGAACAGTGGTGTCAGCCAACTAAAGGTTAGTTCTTTGTGTTCCAGAATCAATACAAAAATAACTCTCAATAGTTTCTCAGAATAGAGCTAACGTACTTAACAAAATACTGGCAGCAATAAATTAAGTATATTTCAGCATTTTACATCAAATCTGATCCGATTAAAAAAATGTGACATTTAAATTCACATATATAGTATGCAACCATTTCAAACCTTGAGGACTCCCTTTGTGTCTCTACCAGTTCTGAAGCGAAAAAGGTAGAAGTTGCTCCTAACCATTGGTCTAGGATTAGATATTCTTTTATACCCTCAACAGTTAAGATAAGAATTGAGAAATGACAAACTGATTCTTGATCTGGGGTTAAGGCCAACTTGTACCTGAAGCCTTTTAACTATTGCCTGGGTTTACAAAGCAACACTAACGCCCCCTAAAGGCAGACTGTCACTCACACCTCATCATATTCTATTACTACAGCTTTATTGAGAGGAACACAGTGGCCCCTGGTGGGGTTTACAGTGAACAACATTCTCATCCACATACAGTTAAACGCAATAATTAACTTTACAGGTACTCTGCAATATAACACCATACAACGCTGGGAAACTTCCTGCTTACACACACCAACAAAAACCGAATCAAAATCTAATGGCTCTTTTAATATGCACCTCAATAAGGGAATTCTGTTAATTTCTATCAGCAGGAATTGGCCCAGGTGTGTAGAATGAAGTTATagtgctgagtctacctttaacacGGACAGTTAGGACAGCGGTTGTCAAATTCATCACAACAATACGTATGAAAGGGATTGGAACCTCATTAGCAAAATATTTAACAAAACTCACTGGAGACTAGCAAAACAGAATCAACAATGGTTCTGGTTAGCATTTATGTGCGTTTGATAAAGTAGTGTCAATATATGACTTTCACAGGAAATTGTACATTTTCATTTGCAAACAGTTTAGCAGGGATGTTATTAGTTGAACCACATCTGGAAGACTTTCTTATTGGCTGTCTGAACGGGGTAAAGAGGGTATTGGTTGGTTTATGTGCGTATCGATTCTTCCTCTCCACTGTTCCTCTCACTTCTTCCTTGCTCTGAACACCTGTTTGCTCCGAAAGGGCAAAGGAAGGGGGTTGATAGAGAGAAAACAGAATAGATGGCAAAGAGAGATGGCTGAagaggattttctttatttttccttctctacttctctccctccctccgctgcgCTATCCTCTTCTCGTGCTGGTGCTTGGTGATTCCGTACTTGAAGAACTCATAGACAGACCAGCTGATGGCTgtggagggcatctgatagatcACCCTGGCCTGGACTCCTTTAAAGAACCCAGGCAGGCCACCCAGCCTGTACACTGTCCGGAAGGCATGGGCCAGgcctgtgatgtgtctgtgtgtcccctGACCTCCACCCTGGCCTGCAGCGGGGAGCCCCACCAGGGACTCCTGGGTGTTGAGCAGAGTCTTGCAGACATCCAGAGGGGTGGTGGCTGCAGCAGCGATGGCCCCGGCCAGGGCTCCAGACACCATGTGTGAAGAGGGGTTGTACTGTCTGTGGGGGTTGAGGAGCTCCTGGAGGGACTCGTAGGTCATGAAGTGGAGCACCTGGAAAGGCACGTTCATGGTGAGCTGAGTGGTGTAGGAGCGGTAAAAGGCTGCGGCGCCCTCTCTCTGCCACACGGCACGCACACAGTCCATCACGCCACGGTAGGGAGAGTTATACATCTGCAAACGCTGCTTCACCACTGGGCATGGAGGGAGAAAAACAGATAGGAATAGCCAGAATAGAGCATAAGAAAGAGAATGCAGGCAGTAGAGGAGTGGGGGAAAGCGAGCGATGAGAGCAGTATAAAGGAAAAAAGAAGGGATAGtgaggcagagaggaaggaagggatgGATAGGTGAGTAAAGAGGAGTAAAGGGGAGGATTGGAGGGATGCAAGGGAGGATTGCCAGGTGTGTTTCCATCATTAGGGACCAGGAACATAGCCCGGAGGATAAAAAAGAAAGACAAATTATTGACCAGATATGATTTTTCTTTTTTAATGCAGTCATAACATCCAAGGCTGAGGAGGGCATTAGGATGTTCAGATTAATTAAGACATTAACATAGATTTTTATTTAGACTGCTGAAGTTCAAAGCAGTGACCCAGGCATTACCTTGGAATCTGAGACTAGCACCTATGTccctcacctccaccctacaCAGCTGCCTGAGGATCACCTGTCCAGGCATTTCAGTGGAAGGATAAAGTCTGCTGTAGTCTACAGACGGTGGTTAAGTTCAATACAGAGGCGACAGGACCCAAGGGAGCATCTTTCTCCacgtctcccccctccctccctaccctgcTCGCTCCCTcaatctctatcccagtctctaaTCCCATTTCATTCTGGGCCTTGCTccgctcctcccctcccctccctagcGAGCAGTGCAGAGTAAACAGGCTAGGCCTTTGAGGAGGCCCTAGGAGCTATAGCTGCAGAGGGAGCTCTGCTATAgccatttacagtgccttgcgaaagtattcggcccccttgaactttgcaaccttttgccacatttcaggcttcaaacataaagatataaaactgtatttttttgtgaagaatcaacaacaagtgggacacaatcatgaagtggaacgacatttattggatatttcaaacttttttaacaaatcaaaaactgaaaaattggacgtgcaaaattattcagcccccttaagttaatactttgtagcgccacattttgttgcgattacagctgtaagtcgcttggggtatgtctctatcagttttgcacatcgagagactgaatttttttcccattcctccttgcaaaacagctcgagctcagtgaggttggatggagagcatttgtgaacagcagttttcagttctttccacagattctcgattggattcaggtctggactttgacttggccattctaacacctggatatgtttatttttgaaccattccattgtagattttgctttatgttttggatcattgtcttgttggaagacaaatctccatcccagtctcaggtcttttgcagactccatcaggttctcttccagaatggtcctgtatttggctccatccatcttcccatcaattttaaccatcttccctgtccctgctgaagaaaagcgggcccaaaccatgatgctgccaccaccatgtttgacagtgggtatggtgtgttcagggtgatgagctgtgttgcttttacgccaaacataacgttttgcattgttgccaaaaagttaaattttggtttcatctgaccagagcaccttcttccacatgtttggtgtgtctcccaggtggcttgtggcaaactttaaacaacactttttatggatatctttaagaaatggctttcttcttgccactcttccataaaggccagatttgtgcaatatacgactgattgttgtcctatggacagagtctcccacctcagctgtcgatctctgcagttcatccagagtgatcatgggcctcttggctgcatctctgatcagtcttctccttgtatgagctgaaagtttagagggacggccaggtcttggtaggtttgcagtggtctgatactccttccatttcaatattatcgcttgcacagtgctccttgggatgtttaaagcttgggaaatatttttgtatccaaatccagctttaaccttcttcacaacagtatctcggacctgcctggtgtgttccttgttcttcatgatgctctctgcgcttttaacggacctctgagcctatcacagtgcaggtgcatttatacggagacttgattacacacaggtggattgtatttatcatcattagtcatttaggtcaacattggatcattcagagatcctcactgaacttctggagagagtttgctgcactgaaagtaaaggggctgaataattttgcacgcccaatttttcagtttttgatttgttaaaaaagtttgaaatatccaagaaatgtcattccacttcatgattgtgtcccacttgttgttgattcttcacaaaaaatacagttttatatctttatgttggaagcctgaaatgtggcaaaaggtcgcaaagttcaagtgggccgaatactttcgcaaggcactgtatctacagCAAATAACATCTGTCACCTTAATACATGCCATGTGTGAGATCAAGAAAGCAGGTTTAAGAGAGGGAAAGATACTTATAGATGGATAGATTTACCTTCAGATGGGTTCATGGCTGCGTCGTGAAGCAATGTGGATACACACCCAGCCACacctgtaacacatacacactcaatGGTTAAAACAcacaaaagagagacagagacagagagagagagagagagagagagagagagagagagagagacacacacagaggggagagagagagagacacacacagagagagagagagagagagagagacacacagagggagagacagagagagagagacacacacagagggagagaagaccaGAGATATAAAACGAGAAAGATTGCAGAAGgaaagagtagaggagagggagagaaggaaagacgaggagagaggggtgaggagaggccAGATGACAGAAAATGCTCTAGCTCTCCCTAGCAGTAAAACAGGCCATCACCACTCCTGCTGGACCAGAGTCAAACATCCCTTCCTCTACTGGGCAGGTCTTACCCTGCCTCTCCCCTGACCTGGAAaccagggaggagggaagagaagacaGTCAGCTGACctgggaaggagggaagagaaagaaagagcagagAACAGATACAGGGATAAAAAGAGCAAGTATCTCTAGTACTAGCTACGTCTGAGCAAAATGAAATATGTTCTTGTCATGCAAATTAGGGATGTGCAAGGTTATTTGAATATTCAAATGTCGGAACGGACGTTAGTATTTTCTCATTTAAATTAAAATAGCCAACACTCACTGGACAGTTTTAGGTACACCACCACTTTCAAGAAAATGggtcgctcctacagacagtcacatgacCAATGGCTTGTTTAATAAAGCAGGCAGAGGCATTCAGTCactgttcgattgaacgttagcATAGGCAAAACGAGTGACCGAAGCGACTGAGTTTTGGTGGAATGATCTTCATTGTCAGGCACGCTGGATCTAGTATCTCAGAAAAGACTACCACCTGGGCATTTCACGCACggtagtgtctagggtttaccaagAATGGTGCATCAAAAAAAACATCCAGCAAGCGGCAGTCTTCTGGGCGATGAgagaggtacagttgaagtcggaggtttgcATACACCGTcgccaaatacattcaaactcagtttcacaattcctgacatttactctgagtaaaaattccctgtcttaggtcagttaggatcaccactttattttaagaatgaaatgcctgaaaaatagtagagagaatgatttctttcagcttttatttctttcatcagattcccagagggtcagaagtttacatacactcaattagtatttggtagcattgcctttaaattgtttaacttgggtcaaacgtttagagtagccttccacaagcttccctaataagttgggtggattttggcccattcctcctgacagagctggtgtaactgagtcaggtttgtaggcctccttgctcgcacacgctttttcagttctgcccacaaattttctatacgattgaggtcagggctttgtgatggccactccaataccttgactttgttgtccttaagccattttgccacaactttggaagttgtccatttggaatacccatttgcgaccaagttttaacttcctgactgatgtcttgagatattgcttcaacatatccacatcattttccatccccATGacgccatcaattttgtgaagtgcaccagaccctcctgcagcaaagcacccccacaacatgaagctgccacccccgtgcctcaTGGTTTtgatagtgttcttcggcttgcaagcctccccctttgtcctccaaacataacgatggtcattatggcaaacagttctatttttgtttcatcagaccagaggacatttctccaaaaagtacgatatttgtccctatgtgcagttgcaaaccgtagtctggcttttttatgacggttttggagcagcggcttcttccttgctgagcagcctttcaggttatgtcgatataggactcgttttctgtggatatagatacttttgtacctgtttactccagcatcttcacaaggtcctttgctgttgttctgggattgattagcacttttcacaccaatagatgttaatctctaggagaccgaaggcgtctccttcctgagcggtatgacggctgcgtggtcccatggtgtttatacttgcgtaccataGTTTTTACAGATCAACGTGGTACTTTTAGCCATTTGGAAatagctcccaaggatgaaccagactgtcagaagcttctaaagtcatgacatcattttctggaattttccaagctgtttaaaaaaggcacagtcaacttagtgcatgtaaacttctggaccactggaattgtgatacagtgtgttaaaagtgaaataattagtctaaacaattgttggaaaaattacttgtatcatgcacaaagtagatgtcctaaccgacttgccaaaactatagtttgttcacaagacatttgtggagtggttgaaaaacaagttttaatgactccaacctaagtgtatgtaaacttccgacttgcattttatcgatggtaatttgaatactgtgatgagatccaGAGGCTCATTGGCATGACAATCACcctccgccatcacctcatgtttaagCATGATAATgacacaaggatctgtacacatttcctggaagctgaaaatgcccCAGTTCTTCCATAGCTTGCATATTCACTAGACATattacccattgagcatgtttgggatgctctagaATGACACgtacaacagcatgttccagtaCCCGGCAGTACCCAGCAACttggcacagccattgaagagtgggacaacattccacaggccacaatcaacagcctgaaacTCTGTGTGAaagagatgtgttgcgctgcatgaggcaaaatggtggtcacaccagatgctGACAGGTTCTGATTCACACCCCCATCTTTATTGAAAgacatctgtgaccaacagacgcatatctttattcccagtcacgtgatatccatagattagggcccaatttatttcaattggccgatttccttatatgaacttataattgttgcatgttgcgtttatatttttgttcaatataataAAATAAACTTTTCAATGTTGTTTTATTGACATGCACCCTTCACGTGTGTGGCTTGTTTATGTTGGCCAATCAAAGTTTATGCAATGCAAAGAGTACACTAATGCAATGCAAGTTGGGAAAAAAATATGTAATTAAAAGTGAGACTGAGTAGACTACAACGAGCAACCAACAAGTAGGCTGTTGTTTTATCTGATTGGGGTTGGGAAGAAAGTACAGTGGGTGGCCTCAATTAGCCTAGCCAGCTGTAGTCAAGACAAAGAATTGTTGATGAAGCCCCCCCCCAGCCGAAGATTAACATTTTATCGTCATCCAATGTCTGACATGCATTTGGATGACGTCGTCGCTGCTCCCTGTGCACACCGAGTGCTAGTGCGCATGTGGGCCGAGTGCTAGTGCGCAAGTTGGGCCATGTAAACAGGATACAACACGGATATAGACGGTTCATAAATCGCCGTATGCAAACGCGAGCAGATTATGTTGAAAACAACGGACGCAGTCCCCACTTCTTTTATACCTCAGTGGCTCGCTCCCATCGCTCACACACTGCCCCCTCCTCAGCTGCAGCAATAGTGCCAGCCTCACTCCTCACGCAGCAGTGCTCAGGTGAAACCTTTCTCTGACGCATGTCTGTAGCATGGACCTGGACACCGTAGCATGGACCTGGACACCGTAGCATGAACCTGGACACCGTAGCATGGCATGTAGTCAGTCAGAGGCCCTGGTCTATTTGTGGACCTGGCTGACTCTGCAGAACTCTGACCTCAGAGAGCATACAGACAATGTCAGATCAGCTCCATGGCCAGAAAGATATCCCTCCTACTGCCCTGCTGGGACAGAATTAGCCCCGGCCAACAGCTGATCCACCACCTGAGTGGCTGGTGATGTTTATTACACTGGCAGGTGGCACAACAAGTTAGAttcagtcaaatcaaatgtatttataaatccctttttacatcagtagttgtcacaaagtgctatacagaaacccagcctaaaaccccaaagagtaAGCAATggagaagcacagtggctaggaaaaactccctagagggCAGgagcctaggaagaaacctagagaggaaccaggttcttAGGGCCTGCTTACTGTACTGGGTATGAGAGAGCCTGAAGTATAGCGCAGGTATTTGTCCCCTCTACTGTCCAGGGGATGGGGGTATTAAGGGTGTGGCACCACCACTCTGCTCCAGCTGTTAGAACTGGCAGGCtgactcacccacacacacacacagactaaggTTCATCTAGGTTAGTCCGAGCAGCATCCACTTAGTGTCCAGGGGAGAAGGGGGtcttcttgccctctctctctgtagtgtgtaACAGAGATgatctctacaggactacagCAACATAGATGTAAAAATACAGCAAAATAGTTTAATTGAAGTTGCTAAAAATAGAATATTGGAAAAACCAAATGAACTGCTAGCATTTACTAGAAAAAACAATGTCATATAGTTATATTTCCAGGAAGTCAACAAGTAATCCAAAAGAGTGGTTGCAGAGAAGCACAGGATTGGTGTGTGcatgtgctagtgtgtgttttgaatgtgtgtgtatctttctGGTATACCGTTGGCCAGATGGCTGTTAGCCCCGGGGTGGATGATGTCACCCAGACTCTTCTTCAGTTTCTCGTAGCAGGCGAAGTAGAGGGCGTGCGCCGGACCCGCCCCCACGGCTGTGGCATTCAGCCCTCTCATTGGTCGCCAGACACCCTCGGTGGTTATGATTCGCCGAAGAGCATCCATCACATTCCGGTAACGGGCAGCAGGCTCAGGCTGTAGGCTCTGCATACGCGTCTACACAGGgaagagaggttagaggtcacacGCCTACTGGTTACCCTTTTCATAACCTAACCATAAACTTCCCGCCATACCTAACCTTACTGCAACCATAACATTTTACTTGAAATTTGAGAACTACTGTGTTAACAACCAATGAAATCTGAGCAGAGGTGGGATGAACACTGCTAACCAATC
Proteins encoded:
- the slc25a28 gene encoding mitoferrin-2; this translates as MEADGFLRRRRMTAERAGGDAGVAGASAGAEVRWLGGRIWGVSESLVGSLSPRIGGETEIKTVIQFSGGAPEVTLADTSEPDYEGLPQGASTSTHMVAGAVAGIMEHCLMFPIDCVKTRMQSLQPEPAARYRNVMDALRRIITTEGVWRPMRGLNATAVGAGPAHALYFACYEKLKKSLGDIIHPGANSHLANGVAGCVSTLLHDAAMNPSEVVKQRLQMYNSPYRGVMDCVRAVWQREGAAAFYRSYTTQLTMNVPFQVLHFMTYESLQELLNPHRQYNPSSHMVSGALAGAIAAAATTPLDVCKTLLNTQESLVGLPAAGQGGGQGTHRHITGLAHAFRTVYRLGGLPGFFKGVQARVIYQMPSTAISWSVYEFFKYGITKHQHEKRIAQRREGEK